In the Heptranchias perlo isolate sHepPer1 chromosome 4, sHepPer1.hap1, whole genome shotgun sequence genome, TAGCTTTCTTAACCATTCCATGTAGCTCAATGATTTAAAAACTGAGAGTCACCCTTACTGCCCTTTTCTGAATCCTCTACAACACCTCTACAGTTTGAGTAAATACAGTGATCAGAACTAGGCAGAATATTTTGCATGTAGTTCAATAATGCTTTAGAAAGTGTTAGCAAACGTACCAGGTGGTCTCAAGTTCCATTCCCACTGTGTGGAGTTGGAAAATCTCACctggggcactacaattgacctcattGCACAAAAGCTACAGATAAAAAAAAAGCATGAGGGGATAGGAGCAAAAGAGAGCAAGGGATAGGAGAGGGCAAAAAAAGGGAAAGAGcaaaagagagtgagaaaaaggggaaaagaacaaaagatTGAGGAAGAGAAGAGcaaaacagaacaaaaaaaaaaatcacaggatgAGCAGCAAAATAATTAGCAGAAAAAGCAGCAATGAGGATCAAAAGTTTGACTGAAATCCTCCAGTTCCAAGACAAAGTAGAAGCACACATGCAAAACATGAATTGCTGAATCTTTCCCCAACATAGCTAAATTTCCAGAGCAAATTAAATAAAGgaacatgattttaaaaaaattagggaACGAGGcaagagaggaaaaataaaatacataCACAACTACAATAAAATCTACACTAGACATTTCTATTCATGCACTTACAAAGCCAAATCCTGGCATTTGTGGTGGTTGAGGGGGAAGACAGTGGTTCCAGGTAGCCTGATCCATTGGTGATTTTGATTTGGCTTCATTTGACTGGCGGGATTTATATACAGGTGAAACAGCTTCACTCTCATCTGTCGATTGCTGGCCAACACCATTTTTCTAGGTACAAATAGATAGAAGAAAGCGAATCTTAACTAGTACGGCCAGATCTTGATTATATTCGATAGATAATTGCAACTCAAACACAAGTTATTATTGCTCACCTGTTTTGGAGACTCACTCTCTGCTTCAGAGCTATCAGCTGGAACCAGCTCCAACAGATTCTGCTCCTCTTCATTTCCATAACCAGTGTACATCACAACACATGTCCCTTTCTTTTCATTAACAGACTGAATGGTCGCTGAGTACATGTTGCCATCTTCAGACCACACTGCATTACAAGCATCACCAACCCGCCACTAATGGGACGAGAGAAATCATGTACTTTAAATAGCAATTTCTCTAGTGTCTTTATTTACCCCTTTGAGTACAATATAATACTACACTGATGATAGCAGTACTTCTATCAGTTGGGGGAAACTGGTTTTTGAATTTGAAGGCAAGTTGAAATCCAAATGCCTAACAAAAACTCATTCACAACCTGTTGACGCCTGGATTAAGTGGCCAATTGTTAACACAAACAAGCAATAGTTTGAAGAGACCTTAAATGGAATTGGTAACtcgaaaaaaaaaagtttttaacccTCAAAATTCAGGCCTGATACCAACACCACTCCCATCCTGCAATTGCTGGTACCTTTTGCACAATAGTGCATATTGTTAATGTGGATACTGTTTATGCACAATTGTGCATACACAAGTTATAGACTTTAGCTCTATTTACTTGTAAAACTCTAGAGCAACAGCATCAGGATTTTTTTTCAAGCTAAACTAAAAAGAATAACCTTATATTCTGTATaaatattttaaacttaaaaatcAAGTGCTGATGTCTTCGGAGGGGCTGCTGGCTTGGAAGAGTTGGAACGGAGATAATCTATATAGTTGGTATGAAGTTATTCCTGGGTATTTGACTATCTTTATTAATGTTAATTCAACTCCAGCAGTAGGATTCAACAAATTCTTAAGGCTAGTACTCCCAATGATATTATCATACATATGCACAACACTTAAATGAGATTCTTTAAAACTAAGTCTTCGACTATTATTTAATTAGTTTTAAAGCAATCACCACTCTCTCCTATTTCTCCAAAAAAATAAACCTGACAGATCCTTTAACCCTCTAAATTAAATCTAAGTGACCCTACAACAAAACTATTCTACCTTTCTATCTGGATGCACATTACTCTTCttcctgtttttgtttctctTGTTTTTTCGTTTTGTTCCAGTTCCACTGCACTCCTTGGCATAAGGTTGAATATATTCACCATTCTTCAGGGCATTCTGAACAGAGAAACAGATGAACATAAAATCAAAAATATtccagaaaaaaaatcactgggaCAAATATTTGCAAGAacattttattaaaatattttattaaaaatattctTCAACTCCTAAAAAAAACTCTCAAACACAAATTAATAAGAGTAGAGATTCAACTGTGTCACATATTGGAAATTTTAGCAGGCTGAGCTCAGAGTAGTTGAATGCAGTTTCACATCCACCATTGGAGTTTTCAGCCTCCAGAGAGTGCAGAGACCAGGCACTTCCCAGAGAGGAAAAATACAAATCTTCTGCCTGTGAAGTCATGCAACAGTAGGCAAGAACAACATCTCATCTGATTTATTGTTCTAAAATGCAGAGCTCAAGCCATTTTGTTGAATAGTATTAGATCATCTCCACATAAATGCTATTTTGCATCCAGTTGATTTAATTTAGGTTCACATTATGTTTTGGGATTTTTGGCCACTTTTTTTTCCATGGAAAAGATTTGGGAATGAGCTATACTTAAGTCTTGTGTTCTAAAACAGTGAATTTGCACAGGTTTAGAGGAAAAAAAGACTTCAGACTGAAGTTATGCATTAAAGCTAGACGAGCCAGATTATGGAATGTCTATTCaaacggagacagagacagagacaatcAGGATCAGGGGTTTGGTCCCAGGCCAATTAACCAGAATAGTCCCTCTTCATCTTGAGAAAAGCAGATGTTTTCTTTAAACCCACACCCAAAGCAGATGGGAGAGATAACCAGTTTCACCAAAAGGCCTACTGGCAAAACAATTAACAGGAAAGAAGTCAGGGAGACTGCCCTCCGACTGACTGGGAACACAGAAAGGACAATGGGCGACATGGGCAGTCAGCCAGCTAGATCTGGAGAGGAAGCCTGGCCTGACTAGGGGAAACACACTCAATCTCAAACACACAGCCAATTTCAGAAGGTTGACCAGAAAAAAGTTGTGAGCCAGCCAATAAAGACAGTGTGGCATATCTATTACTTCTCCTGTTCTCGAGGAGGATTTTGCAAGATTTGTTCACTGTTATTCTGCACCAGATGTCTGGTCTTGCCTCATTACAGTATTTCAGTCCACCTTCAGAAAGATTGGAAAAGTGAACAGTAGGGTATGTGCAAAAGAAACTATATGCAGTTCAGATCATCCTATTGTTACACCTCTGGGTTACACTATCATACATTTAGATATTAGGCCCTATGAGCACATTCCTGAACCCAAGTCCCTCGGACCACCTATTTGAGTGACTAGCACCATTGTTACAGAATATCTAATGCAGGCCTGAAACTTAGAACACAAATTTAAAACACAGAAGGTGGTTATTTAGCCCACTGCTGTACCAGCTCTGATACAGCAATCTcattgccccattctctccccatagccttgcatctGCCtcagtttcaaatatttatccatccaAGAACCAATCACAAACAGAATTTAAAAATCAAGTGCGCACACTACTCGAGTACTACAGTTCAGACTTCAATAGATCACGTCAAATTACTGGTGACCATTCTTCCCTGTAGATTTCAACAATTTTATGATTTCTAGATTTACCTTAGCTAAAAAATTTTAAGTGATCGATTTAAAATTTAACAGCGATATTGAAGCTGGTAGCTACCAACATTATTGTGGTTACTAACCGAGTGCTCAGCCAGCAAGAATAATCTAATCAATTTTAGGGCCAACACATTTTCAAAGTATAATACTTCAAAAGCATTTTTGAACAGCAAGGCTTGAATTTGGATTCATAAATATCAATACAATTTGGGAACATTTTGGCAAGTTTAAAAAGGTTTTATCCTgtactgtgctgagttagctctgAACCAATGTACGGAGGCCAATTATAACTTCCTTACTGCAGCTCTTTATAAAATCAGCTAACTTTCCGAACACCAGTGATCAAATATACGACTTTCACGAACTGTATTATTTGGTTATCCATGAGCCATCAGGGAAAGAGAATTTTCAAGCTGATATAAGTACCCATTGAGACATAAATAACGGTGGATATGATGGAGTGACAAAAGGAAGATACAAATATTCTCCATCGCTTCGAAGAAAGTATATTTGAGTGAATTCTAGAGCTCAAGATGATGTATTTCAGTATTGGGAAATTAGCACTGTTCCATTTCTTAGTACCCAATGTcaacatcaaacattcccaggcctGATATAAAACAGTCAGAAGCAGAGTGAAGTCCCCTCTATTCTGTCTTAATGTACCTTAACATCAAGAGAACAACCATGATTACTACATCATGAACTTTTTCAATTATTTTACCCTGATGAGATTACCAATTACAACAGCTTTTGCCTAGTGTATGACTCCACTGGGAACTCACTATCCAAATTCATTTTACACAGAACCTTTCCTTGAAAGAATCAATTAAGAAAAAACTTTGTCACATTAGGCTGTATCCAAATTGAGGCCCAGAGATGAATGGGCAATTCTAGCTTAATGCAATCCCCCTCCATAGCCAAGACACTATTTATGTTCAGTAACTATACACTAGCAGACTGGAAATATTAAAGAATTAAGATACAACTTCTTACACATTGGAATTTTACTCTCACATTCCAACCATGCAACATGAAGGAAATTGATGAGAAAGTATTGCTAAAAAAAACTACCAAAGagacatagaaaacatagaaaataggagcaagagtaggccattcgggcctgctccaccattcaaaatgatcatggctgatggtctaactcagtaccctgctcctgctttttccccccatatccctttagcattaagaaatatatatatCTCCTTCTTGACTACATctaaatgacttggcctccactgccttctgtggtagagaattccacaggtgcaccaccctctgagtgaagaaatttctcctcatctcggttctaaatggcataccccgtatcctgagactgtgacctctggttctggactccccagccatctggaacatcatccctgcatctagtctgtctagtcctgttagaattttatgtttccatgagatcacctctcattcttctaaactctagtgaatataggcctagtcgacccaatctctcctcgtacgtcagtcctgccatcccaggaatcagtctggtaaatcttcgttgcactccctccatggcaaggacatccttcctcagataaggagaccaaaactgcacacaatactccagatgtggtct is a window encoding:
- the smn1 gene encoding survival motor neuron protein 1, which gives rise to MGEENKVGETVFRRGFGQSDDSDIWDDTALIKAYDKAVTSFKNALKNGEYIQPYAKECSGTGTKRKNKRNKNRKKSNVHPDRKWRVGDACNAVWSEDGNMYSATIQSVNEKKGTCVVMYTGYGNEEEQNLLELVPADSSEAESESPKQKNGVGQQSTDESEAVSPVYKSRQSNEAKSKSPMDQATWNHCLPPQPPQMPGFGFPGAKFHGPPPFPPGWLPAVPAGPPLIPPPPPMGPDSTDEDDEALGSMLIAWYMSGYHTGYYLGLKQGRMEAAMGKSPRS